The following proteins come from a genomic window of Diceros bicornis minor isolate mBicDic1 chromosome 36, mDicBic1.mat.cur, whole genome shotgun sequence:
- the LOC131398954 gene encoding small ribosomal subunit protein uS15-like, with amino-acid sequence MGHTHAARKGLSQSALPCFSRVLTSLKLTSDDMKEQIYKLTKKGLTPSQISVILRDSCAVAQVCFAPGNDILRILKSKGFAPDLPEDLYHLIKKAVAIHKQLERDRKDKDAKLHLILIESYIHQLAQYHKTK; translated from the coding sequence ATGGGTCACACACATGCTGCCAGGAAGGGGCTGTCTCAGTCGGCTCTGCCCTGTTTCAGCAGAGTTCTCACCTCGTTGAAGTTGACGTCTGATGACATGAAGGAGCAGATCTACAAACTAACCAAGAAGGGCCTGACTCCCTCACAAATCAGTGTGATCCTGAGAGATTCATGTGCTGTCGCACAAGTATGTTTTGCGCCAGGCAATGACATCTTGAGAATCCTTAAGTCCAAAGGATTTGCTCCTGATCTTCCTGAGGATCTCTACCACTTAATTAAGAAAGCTGTTGCTATTCATAAGCAACTTGAGAGGGACAGAAAGGATAAGGATGCTAAATTGCATCTGATTCTGATCGAGAGCTACATTCACCAATTGGCTCAATATCATAAAACCAAATGA